The following is a genomic window from Perognathus longimembris pacificus isolate PPM17 chromosome 20, ASM2315922v1, whole genome shotgun sequence.
agggacaacacccaggtcctgagtttaagccccaatattgACAcaaaggggtgggtggggggaagtgCCATAACATTTCCTAACTTTCCTAACAGGGAAGCTCATTAAATGTATTTGTTCATttgaagacttttatttttgttgttgaggcAGTGTCTTTCTACCTAGCTGAGGCTGAccactcacaatcctcctgcttaAGTGCTTTGATTACAGACATATACTACTATACCCAGCTGCCAGGGGAAGGTCTTTTTGATAAAGCTGAGAAACCCCACTTAAAGGCAGgctatctttttttcatttgtttagatCTAGATTTGATCTTTTTTCCCACCTATGTCTTGTACTTTATGAAACATGTTCATGTTTTGTGTGGTTTGGGTCACTATAAGCATTAAACAAATGCTTATTTGGTACCTTTTACATTCCAGGCACAGGTCTTTGTCTCCACTCAAGAGTAGTTTatgcactgggcactggtggctcacaccttaatcctagctacttaggagactgagatctgaggattgcagttcaaaaccagcatgggcaggaaagttcatgcaatgagactcttatctccaatcaaccaccagaaaaccagaagtagagttgtggctcaagtggcagagcatgagccttgagcaaaaaaaaaaaaaaaatgctcagggacagtactgaagccccacaactcacacacacacacacacacacacacacacacacacacacacacacacgaaaaaaagaGTAGTTTATGCACTAACCTAAACCCATTTTCTGCTACCTTAAGAGACTGCCACAAACGAGGTGAATTATAGAGAATAGTTTATCTGGCTTGagattcaggagactgaaaataGAATAGTGTGGAACTGCATCTAGCAATGGCCTTCCTGTATCTGCtaaaggagaggaagggcaggtaacagagagacacagaaagacaaagagacaaagacacacagaacaaagacagaaagagctagacaaagacagagacaacaGACACAGAGAGTCAGTTAGATacagagatacaaagagagagagacacacacacagagacagaaacagagaggagaCAGACAGCCCCTCCCAAAGCCCACACACTCAGCTGGGGCCTTTCACCCTCTCCTGAGGACAGAGCCTGTGAGGCAAGCACCTCTCAAAGCCCCACCCACCTCCAACCCCAAAGCAATTAAGTCCCAAAAGGAGTTGTGGAGGGAGTGCTCACACTGTAGCACACATAGTAAAAATACTTACGCCCTTTTTCattcttctgggtttttttttttttatgttgttgtgagcagtactgaggtttgaactccagatctTTTCCTTGCTAGGCATGTGCTGTACTATTTAAGGCACACATTTAGCACTCCCACCCcacacccttttttttttaaggtttttatttttcagataggatcgcTGCCTAGATGGTATTACAGGTGCACACCATCAcatgcaggctttttttttttttttttttgagacagtgtctctaACTTTTGCCCTTTTTGACCTTGGACTACaattctcccatccccacctcttgagttgctggaattacaggagtgtAACAACACACTTGGTCCATTCTCTTTCTTAGCAATTTATCTATGACACCAGGAAAAGCTTTCATTATGAGTAATTTCCAATCTCAGTACAACACCAAATTCTTAATTCTGATGTTGTTTTCACAGCAATCTCTAGGTGTTCTGGGATTACGGTATTGCTAAACATAATATACTGATGTCATATTAACCAAAAACACACCATTTTATCTCTTTTCCAGGGTTTTTTTCCTTGATggtgctgggttttgaactcaggaccttgttcaTGTTACCCTGGCAAATTACtaccaagccacacctccagacctgTTGTTCACTTGTCACTTTTTAGGGTGGAGTCTCCCTTCCTACCTTATCCCCAAGGCCATGATCTGCCTATGGGGCTTCTCATTTGTAGCTGAGATCATATCACAGGCTCAAGCCACCATGTCAAGCTTCTCTTCTGTAGAGATGGGCCATAAGGCTTTTCTCTTTGGGCCTCCCCACATAGCTTGAAACAATCAGTATATACCACTGCACCCAACATTGAGAACATATGGAGTGAGAACATATTtccctaggctagcctcaaattccaatcctccccatctcagcttcccaagaagctagagttacagatgtgagtcactggccctGAGTTTTTCTTGTGAAGCTTCTTGTGCTATATTCGGTGTTTTCTAGAACCTCCCAAATAGTGTTTAATAATACTGGGTATCCCTAGGTAGTCCTGttcattaaaattgttttagtGTTGTACAATATTGGTTACCAGCTTAGGCAAATAGGCTTTTCATAAGAGACAGCCCTCCCCTATTTTATTCAGTCACATTGTCTCCTCGACAGATGCCTCTCCATGTTTTTTCCTCTTGGTTGAGATATATCACCTTTCTCTCTTGGAATAAACATAACTTGGTCAAGGTTTATTACTCTTTTAGATTTACTAACCAATAGTTATTTGAAAATCTTCAAGCAGGGCAAcaggctcatgccagtaatcctagctactcaggaggctgagatctgaggatcttgattttgaagccagcccaggaaagttagtgagactcttatctccaataaactactcaaaaaaagccagaagtgggctggggatatggcctagtggcaagagtgcttgccttgtacacatgaggccctgggttcaattccccagcaccacatatacagaaaatggccagaagtggcactgtggctcaagtggcagagtgctagccttgagcaaaaagaagccagggacagtgctcaggccctgagtccaagccccaggactggccaaaaaaaaaaaaaaaaaaaaaaaaaacagaagtggcattgtggctcaagcagtagagcactagccttgagcacagagtggctcaaggacagagccctggctctgagtccaagccccagaaacaggaaaaaaaaaaatcttcatttaagccaggcaccagaggctcatgcttgtaatcctagctactcaaaaggctgagatctgagaatcactattcaaagccagcccaggtagaaaagtctccgtgagactcttatctctaaccactcaaaaactggaagtggagctatggcccaaagtggtagcactagtcttcagcgaaagagctcagggacagtgcctaatccCTGagttacaaacaaaaaaaatcttcatttagggggctgggaatgtggcctagtggcaagagtgtttgcctcctctacatgaggccctgggtttgattcctcagcaccacatatacagcaaatggccagaagtggcactgtggctcaagtggcagagtgctagccttgagcaaaaaagaagccagggatggtgctcaggccctgagtccaaggcccaggactggccaaaaaaaaaaaaaaaatcttcatttagctaggtgctggtggctcatgcttgtcatcctagctactcaggaggctgagatctaaagatcacagttcaaagccagcctgggcaagaaagcccatgagattcatatctccaattaaccaccaaagagccagaactgcaggtgtggctccagctttgaatggaaaagctaagggatagctcccaggctctaattcaagccccagtacaggcacatgcaaacacacaaatACAAGATGGGGTGTGACCAGCGATTCACATGTCACTCAGAAACCCATGAGAAGTACAGCCCTGCAGCATCCAAATGCACATTGTGAACTGGAGCTCTGACAACTATTTCAACATCGTgggaactgtttttttttaacatgtcatCTAGAATTCAGACTATAAAAGCCATCCAGATTGGAGAATtggctcaaggaggctgagaactgaggatccatgattcaaggccagcctgagcaggaacgtccatgagactcttacctctaattaaccagcaaaaagctgaaagtggaggtgtggctcaagtagtagagcactagccttgaggaaaaagctacAGGAtaggcagagttcaagccaagCCCCagcatgtgcatgtacatacatacacgccCCAAACCCTGTATACCTTCAAACCTTAACTTCTAAGTGCCTCACTAGTCAACTTCCTTGACGATGCTGAGAATATTGTTTATTTTCCAGCCAGAGATTTAGGAAGGGAACATCTTGATGGGATAAAATACAGCATTCAGCCTGTGAATTAACATAGCCTCAGAGGTAGGAAGGCTTTTTCAATACTCTGCACTATTTATTGGAGGTTAAGAATGCTTTCAGCTCAGTGCTGCCAGGAATATGAGCTTAAAGATGGTTTCTAGCCCAGATACTCAGAGGAGGCCTAAATACATCACCAACACCATTCAAGTGCTTGCTTTTGTGACTGCTTGTAAAATAGATTGATAGATCAGAAATCTCTACGCTGAAGCTCAGGATGACAATTTTGAGAATGGTTTCAGCCATCTCTGTCATGGCTCCAAAATGACCAACACAAAACTGGTACATTAGTGAGCTGAAAAATATCAAGTTCAATAAaatgtttctactttttttttacagCCATTGTCCTAAACTTGAGTCAATTTGAGTTTCAACATTTACAGTCATCTGACTCTTGAGATCCTTActtgcaaaaaatatatatatttgctaaGAGTAAGGAATGAAAGTGCCTAATAGGGTtctcatacatttttaaaagagcaaATAGTTTGCtttttgaaggaagaaaaaaagctagTGTTGTAGTCATTCTAGgctgaaagcttttatttcctttttgtttttctcctttcccttccttctttccttctgcatgaattcagggccccaTGCTCTAGGCTGACcattccactcaaggctagcactctaccacttaagccacacctccacttctggctttttgtaatcaatgggaggtaagtctcacactttcctactcaggctggctttgaaccaagattctcagatctcagcctcctgaggagcaaggattcaaggctaagccaccagcatccagtttagtacagattttttttttaggggggggggtaaggggccggttgtgggggttgaactaagggcctgggcgctctcccacttgagccacagtgctatttctggtttctgagtggttacttagagctaagagtttcatggggacttttctctcagcctcctaagtagctaagatacaggcgtgagccacccagcaTCCAGCCATACAGTAGATTTTTAAGGGGGAGAGTATTAGAATACGTGCTTGGAATCTTAACTGCATTAGCCCTTAAAATGGCCAGTTCTTACACGGTCTATTGCAGTAAGGCCATCTTGTGTTTATACTCTTTGTATTAACATAGTCATGGCTCCACTAGCAGACTGTAGACAAGCAACATCTGTTCCTCACTTTTCCTCCCATAAATCAAGAATACCAACATCACCTGGTAAAAATTTTGAGCTCTAATTGAGATTATTGGCTTAGGAGAACTCAATGCTGAACTTGGCCAATATTAGAATGTTACAGATGACAGTGATGGAGTTATTAAGATTAGAATGAGGTTTGGGGCCTGGCTTGGGCCCAGTAAGAGGAAATAATAgagcaaaaaaattttaatgtatgcACCTGTCCCACTCATAACTGAACAAAATTTCAGGGAGACACAGGTTTTGGCTTGCCCAGTTAGGCTACGAGGTAAGCCAGCAATGGCGGTGAACCAACGGGTTTATGGTTAACAGATGACTTCCTTTCCTTAGTGTTTTCAGGCTACCTGCACACAAGTGCTTCATAAGGATGGACAACTCAGGCAACTCAGAGGGCCTCATTAACACAGGGCAGTAACAAAGCTCCTGCAAAAGCACTGGGCCAAGGGTTATATTCtggaaaaataatgacattttattCAGGTTAATATATAAAATGCAATGAAATTCTAAAGGAACAAAACCAGATGAGATTTAGGGCTAGGAGAGCATGAAGAATAACTTAACAGAACAGGTCAGATTTTTACAAAGGTAAAGACCAAAGCAttggaagtggaggcgtggctcaagtgctagagcaaaagccatgagcagaaaaagcaaagggacagcatgaaggccctggattcaagccccaattctggcacaaaacaaaaagaccaaagtaaacttgttttctcttcaacattaataaaaatacgTGCTTCAAATTCTTCAGAGAGCCCATGTCTCTAACACCAAAGCATAATGAAAAGCTTAGGGCTCCAGACTGTCCCAAGAAACAGGAGTACCTAACAGTAAATGGCAATAAATATCAGTGACCTGATATCAGAATGCCAACTGGCCAGACTTCCTCTAGGTTACTTTTCCCTAATGCCTGGGCTTCCACACAAGTCATGTCACGCCTTGCCATTTGGGGAACAAAGCCTTCTTCTCAAAGATATATGTTACTGTTAACAGTACCCCACCAGGGAACTCAAAATGCCACTGAAAACTAGATATTGCAATCCCAACTCAAAATGCCTGTGATGCAATCCTTAGGGACGTGTTAACTTCCTCCTGGGGGCTCAGCAGGCCTTGATCCTGCCAGACCTGTTAACTCTAACTTAAGCCAGGCCCTACAATTCTGACATGCTCTCCTCTGTCCACCTCATAGCCCCATGTAAAGAAGGTACAAATctcaactggggaaaaaaaaaaaccaaaaaactcaaaAAGCCACTACTACAGCAACAGTCTGGGGCCAGTATAGTCACAGCTGCTCCTTTTGTGTCTTGGCTGAGTGGCTGCAAGAGCACTGGGGATGTAAACATCCACAATGCCATATGAAGTAAATGCACTTCCATCCTGGAAAGCTGCTCTCAAATATCATGCCACTATTGCCACATTTTGGTggttttgagaaagggtctcaccaTGTGAGCCCAGGCAAGCTTGGATAATCATTGCTTCTTAAAGAACTAAAAGTACATAACTGAgggatacaaagaaaagaaaaaaaaaaatcttggcctTGCTGGGTgtcagtagttcacacctgtaaccctggcttcCTCAGAAGGTTGATATATcatgaccacagttcaaagccagctcaggtaggaaaacgcatgagactcttacctcctattaaccaacaaaaaactggaagcaaagctgtgactcaagtgtgcaatccttgagagaaaaagctaaaggacaacatccaggccctgagttcaagctccagtaccagcataaaagaaaaaaaaaaatttttaaggccATAGGCAGATATCAGGTAGGCAAATACCAGCTAGCCAGAGCTGGAGGAAAGCCCTCAGAGAAAACATCTCCATCAGAATTCTTTTCCAAAGACTACATTCAACAATATCATCCAGGGTACAAAACAGAGGAATAAACAAGGCTCTTTCTGAAGcctgtgggggaaaaaagaaaacatgtcccAACTCTTGGAGATGACCAGCTACTTTTGCCTCATCCTAAATGAAACATGTAATAGAATCTATGTAACAGACACAATGCAGGAAACAAGAATTTGGCCAAGAAAGCAAATACAAAACATTTCACAACTGTTGCACGCCAGTCTGTAATCTTTAATTAGAATGAGCTACCAAAGACATTGTAGCTTTCTGTCTGTGATTAAGCTTAATAATATTTAACAGTGGCTTTATTAAGTGAATGCTTCGAAGGATTCAACATGACATTCAATTTACTTCACATTAATGTATGCAAATACATTATCAACAATTCAAATATTGCAAATCAACCAACTTGGAAGTATACAAGGCTTCCTCAAAACCCTCCTAAGGTGACATGAGGACAGGAGGAAGCCTGGAACTCGGGTCCAAGTGTCTAGCCAACAACCACTACATCATCACTGGTGAACTCGTAGGAGGGGACTTCAAGGTTGAGGGGTGCAGGCCCCTTCCTGATCCTGCCAGAGGCGTCATAGTGTGACCCGTGGCAGGGGCAGTAATAGCCACCATAATCGCCTGCATTGGCGATGGGGACACAGCCAAGGTGAGTGCAGACTCCTATCAGGATGACCCATTCAGGTTTCTTTACACGCTCTAAATCATGCTGTGGGTCCCGCAACTGGGCCACTTCCACTGCAGCTTCCTGGTCGATCTCCTTCTTGGTTCTATGGCGCACAAACAGGGGTTTGCCTCTCCATTTGAAGGCCATGTTCTTGCCTTCTGGAATATCAGATAGCTTGATCTCGATCTTGGACATGGCCAACACATCAGCCGAGGCACTCATGCTGGAGACAAACTGGGTGACGACATTCTTGGCAGCATAGGCGATGCCCACAGTTGTAGTTGCAGTTACCAAATAGGAGAACCCTTTTCTAGCCTCACTGCTCTCTTTAGAAGACTTGGTGCTGTCTAAGACTTGCGGGCGGCGGTAATCAGAGAAGTCGGGCACTTTGACATCTGTGTGTGAGTAGCGGACAGAAGCTGGGACTGCAGGACAAAACAGAGGGTCCAGAAATAGTTAGCCAGGTGTCCTGACAGCACAAGACCAACACTACAGATTCACAAGTACAAAACCAAATTCTACAGATGCGAATGAAATGtgaagccagaagccagtggtatatgcttgtaatcccagctactcaggaaggagaaGATCTGAGAaacttggctcaaagccagttggggcaagaAATttcagagacttttatctccaacgaagcaccaaaaagccagaagtggagctgtggcttacgtggtagtcagccttgagaagaaaaaaaagctcagggacagcatctaggccctaatttcaagaccaactaccagcacaaaaaggggaGCAGGGGATGTGAAATTTGTTTCTCACTGGTCTCAGGAATCCAAACATGCACTGCTAGCATGTAAAATACTAAAGATAATATCTGGTACTGAGTTTCTGTGGTTGGATGAATATGGCTGATCATCTCAGTACATGGAGTTAAAGTCAAATAGCACAATAAGCAACAATACTTCACTTTCTGAAAATCCAGTTGCTAAGATATACCACGCATCATGCTAAGCATTTCTCATGTTTTCCAGACTAGAAGAAACCCCAAACTTCCTAGTGTACCTGGCTAAGTTATTGAGTAATGTCTTATCAAACTATGTATATCCTCTATCCCTAAGCATAGCTAACTCTTTCAGGCTCTCTGGAAGAATTGCTCCAACATAAAATACTAACTCAAGGATCAGATACATTCTTTCATCTATTAGTATAGTTTAGTTACAGAAAGTTAAGGATTTCTATTTTAGGTTCTAAGGTACAAATTAGTGTTCTTTTACCTTCAAAGTAAAACCACTAATGGGCAGGGACATCCTTATCAGAACAGAaggctttcaaaataaaataaaatctgcaaACAACCTAatcattcaatgtacatatgtgaagatggaactaggtaacttgaggggatgagtagggttgggagagatgggggagaaccacggaagggatgacactgatcaagatgcagtatACTCACAAATTGATACGCTGAATTGAACTCTTTTGTATAAGTAGTTAAAGgtaactttaaaattatttttaaactaattCTCTGAATGAAAAATAAGGGGGGGGGTGgaacagtagaaagggcccaacagctgcaatggtaAGCTTTGGGATTCACAAGGTATGAATGGGCTTGAAGAAAacccataatatatatatatatatatatatatatttttttttttttttttttttacttaatttttgacACAGTACTCAACAATTCACAGAATGGATTGTTTCAGGCCACTCATACCAGAGGAaaaccccccacctccccaccagcAAGGCATTTAGTATACAGGAACAGATCTCGGACCATTGCCTCTGCAGTATAAAGGAGAATCAGTCTTCCTATAGAACAAATTCCCATTTTTATCTGAACAAACTATGGAGTTCTGCAGTGGTGTTAGCCAAATTCCCCATCATTCATTACTGAGAAaatgtaaaaaagcacaaagtacTTCTCAATTCCTCCTGTGCATCTTTATTTACCCAGCTCATTGTTTGTGAATGCTCAGCACATGAACAACACTGCAGGCCACAGCACAGCCACCTTGAGTTTCTCCATATTATTtggtttttaagacagggtcttgctatgtttcTGTGGTCTGGaacgtagcccaggctggcctttaatATTTGAGCCTCctatctcggcttcctgagttcTGGAAAACCCATAATTTTATTAGAGTTTTTATATTAGAAATTCCAAAGCCCTTTTCGAGTATCTTAGAGAACAAATGCACCATACCAACCCAAATAGTACAATAATATAAAGATaattatatgaataaaaaaaCTAATTCTTCAATTTAGTAAGAGAAAAAGTAAGTCTTCATATACCTGCTTCTTTGGTAAAAACCAACAGAATaaaagtacattatcttttctttttttttttttttttttttgctattgtggGCCCTTCAAATGAGACACTTCTATTTTAAGTCTTAAAATAGGACAAGTATGTTACAAGGAAATTAAATAATTACTACCTACATATACTCTGGAAGTAAATTGTTTTTAGAGgactggggatttttttttttaaaaaaaggagcatGTCCTCATGTTCTCTCTCCCGTAACGTTTGCAAATGTCTGACAAAAACTGATTTTGCCAGTATCACTTCTAAGTATGTTCCAGGGAGCAAAAAACTGCAAATTATGATTGTTTTAGGAAATACACCACAAGGTTCCCTTCTTAGAAAGCAGTACAACCATCCGTAGTTTTAGATAGTGTGTTGCTTCCAAAATAATCTACTTATAGACTTTTATCTTCACTGAAATAAATTACAATCCTACCCTGGTCTACTATAATGTCTCATACTACATAATCCTTTGAGTCAAATATTACAATACAGAATGGTTCCACTGCTTTTCATCCAATTTCCTAGGCCAATAACTTTATGGAAACCACAAATATTCATAAACAAGGAGAGAACCCACCAAAAATCACTCTATACTGACTTAATCCTTTCATTTTTCAGAAGATCCTGAGTGAGACCTGTGTAGTGGCACCCTGAGATTCCCAACTGCAATTAGATGGACTCAAAGTGGCTTTACATCATGTATCACCACTGGCATCTGGAATCAAACATGAAATACTTTCCCATGGACTGCCTGCTACCACACAGCAGAGATGTGTTATTTCCTAACTAAAAGATAAGAAGTTTACACTTCAACAGTAAAAAGTatccagaagggctgggaatatggcctagtggcaagagtgcttgcctcgtatacatgaagccctgggtttgattcctcagtaccacgtacatagaaaatggccagaagtggctctgtggctcaagtggtggagtgctagacttgagaaaaaaaaaagaagccacggacagtgctcaggccctgagtcggcccaggactggcaaaaaataaataaataaataaatagtatccACAAGAGCCAAGCACCTGCGGCTTACTTCtacaaccctagctattcaagaggctgagatctgaggatcaaattttgaagccagctctggcacgaaagtttgtgggactctttatctccaattaaccaccaaaaggccagtgataagagctgtggctcaagtgatcaccagccttgagcacaaaagccccaggacaaacaggCATATACAccccatatacacatatacaccccATCCACAAAAGCAGTGCAtaaggaaatgtattttaaaaggaaatataagAACACTAAATAGAATAACTGGCACTCTCGTCCAAAAATCTGGAGACAAAAGAGGTCAACTGCCTTAATCTCCTCCATTTAGCATGTTAAATTTTTACTGGTCTACCTATATGGCCAAGAAACCTTTAGAAAAATTCAACTGTCATGTGGCACACACAACCTGCAATTAGGTTTAAATTGTAACAAAAACCAAGAGCATATATTAGTGGAACTAGCACCCAAAAGTGAAGTGTAAGGCATTTTAACAACTTTTAAAAAGGGTTCTATGTGCCTTGAAAGAGACTTACCATGATATAAATCCCCACACAAAAGGATAATCTCCAGATGCAGACCTTTTATCTTTCCATTACCTATCTGGCCAGATATTTTAAGGTGAACTTCTCTA
Proteins encoded in this region:
- the LOC125368457 gene encoding cytochrome b-c1 complex subunit Rieske, mitochondrial — translated: MLSVAARSGPFAPVLSATARGVAGALRPLVQGAVPAAPEPLVLDVKRPFLSKESLSGQAASRPLVASVGLNVPASVRYSHTDVKVPDFSDYRRPQVLDSTKSSKESSEARKGFSYLVTATTTVGIAYAAKNVVTQFVSSMSASADVLAMSKIEIKLSDIPEGKNMAFKWRGKPLFVRHRTKKEIDQEAAVEVAQLRDPQHDLERVKKPEWVILIGVCTHLGCVPIANAGDYGGYYCPCHGSHYDASGRIRKGPAPLNLEVPSYEFTSDDVVVVG